A DNA window from Amycolatopsis sp. DSM 110486 contains the following coding sequences:
- the groES gene encoding co-chaperone GroES, with translation MSVNIKPLEDKIVVQTSEAEETTASGLVIPDTAKEKPQEGKVLAVGPGRIDDKGNRVPLDVAVGDVVIYSKYGGTEVKYNGEDYLILSARDVLAVIN, from the coding sequence GTGAGCGTGAACATCAAGCCGCTCGAGGACAAGATCGTTGTCCAGACGAGCGAGGCCGAGGAGACGACCGCTTCCGGCCTCGTCATCCCCGACACCGCCAAGGAAAAGCCCCAGGAGGGCAAGGTTCTGGCCGTGGGCCCGGGCCGGATCGACGACAAGGGCAACCGCGTGCCGCTCGACGTGGCCGTGGGCGACGTCGTGATCTACTCCAAGTACGGCGGCACCGAGGTCAAGTACAACGGCGAGGACTACCTGATCCTCTCCGCCCGCGACGTGCTGGCCGTCATCAACTGA